One Phaseolus vulgaris cultivar G19833 chromosome 2, P. vulgaris v2.0, whole genome shotgun sequence DNA window includes the following coding sequences:
- the LOC137812045 gene encoding GTP-binding protein At2g22870 isoform X2, with translation MITVVRSGMLRFFSPSLSHTLSFSSSSLSIPNPPKPSFRNPISRSISTNASFETQLFIPPGILPHEVDDSAVLPGSNIAVGPYAGDSRIKDVEFVKSSSRAKDCPRDDRPEFAVLGRSNVGKSSLVNSLVRKKEIALTSKKPGKTQLINHFLVNKSWYLVDLPGYGFAKASETAKTDWSSFTKGYFLNRNTLVAVLLLIDASVPPQKIDLDCANWLGRNNVWCFLFVFFWLQYQSLLCSRNVTK, from the exons ATGATAACAGTGGTGAGAAGTGGAATGCTGAGGTTCTTCTCACCTTCTCTCTCGCacactctctctttctcttcttcttccctCTCCATTCCCAACCCTCCAAAACCCTCTTTCCGAAACCCTATTTCCCGTTCAATTTCAACCAACGCTTCCTTCGAAACGCAGCTATTCATTCCTCCGGGCATTCTACCCCACGAGGTTGACGACTCCGCCGTCCTACCGGGCTCCAACATCGCCGTCGGACCCTACGCCGGCGACTCCCGAATCAAGGACGTAGAGTTCGTCAAGAGCAGCAGTCGCGCCAAGGATTGCCCCAGAGATGACCGACCCGAATTCGCCGTTCTCGGTCGATCCAACGTTGGCAAGTCCTCCCTCGTCAATTCCCTCGTTCGCAAGAAAGAAATTGCACTCACTTCCAAGAAACCAG GGAAGACGCAGCTCATTAATCACTTCTTGGTGAACAAAAGCTGGTACCTTGTCGACTTGCCTGGTTATGG CTTTGCTAAAGCATCTGAAACTGCTAAAACGGATTGGTCCTCTTTCACAAAAGGGTACTTTTTGAACAGAAATACTCTGGTGGCTGTTTTGCTTCTTATTGATGCCAGTGTTCCACCTCAAAAAATTGACTTGGATTGTGCAAATTGGCTTGGACGAAATAATGTATGGTGCTtcctttttgtatttttttggcTGCA ATACCAATCACTTTTGTGTTCACGAAATGTGACAAAATGA
- the LOC137812049 gene encoding serine/threonine/tyrosine-protein kinase HT1-like — MDDDGSNSWLRRTKFSHTVCHRLDYSSSRLGSFSIQPRSQHSSSAKSRPDVTFVSKPSSQVLKKPIMSKQRSLSPLPETSLSETFKEARHERKRFSTPGPRRKEHDKRIMGKLLNKDSHVSSSKSPYSSPMIKSPYNSPMTKSPYSSPIRHLASMKLSDKSKQRKDSGWTKYFEHGGGKVTAVETAEEWNVDLSKLFVGVRFAHGAHSRLYHGMYEDEAVAVKIIRVPDDDENGILADRLEKQFIREVTLLSRLHHRNVIKFVAACRKPPVYCVITEYLSEGSLRSYLHKLETKTIPLEKLIAFALDIARGMEYIHSQGVIHRDLKPENVLINEDFHLKIADFGIACEEAYCDLFADDPGTYRWMAPEMIKRKSYGRKVDVYSFGLILWEMVTGTIPYEDMTPIQAAFAVVNKNSRPVIPSDCPAAMRALIEQCWSLNPDKRPEFWQVAKVLEQFESSLAREGTLTLVQNPCCQDHKKGLLHWIQKLGPVHQNNGPVPKPKFT; from the exons ATGGATGATGATGGCAGCAATTCTTGGCTAAGGAGGACGAAATTCTCCCACACAGTATGTCACCGGTTGGATTATTCCAGTTCCAGATTAGGGTCTTTCAGCATTCAGCCAAGGTCACAGCACAGTTCCAGTGCGAAATCAAGGCCAGATGTAACTTTTGTTTCCAAACCCTCCTCGCAGGTTCTGAAAAAGCCCATAATGAGCAAGCAGAGATCTTTGTCCCCTTTGCCTGAAACCTCTCTCTCTGAAACCTTCAAGGAAGCTAGACATGAGCGGAAGAGGTTCTCCACACCTGGTCCAAGGAGGAAGGAGCATGATAAGAGAATCATGGGGAAGTTACTGAACAAGGATTCTCATGTATCCAGTTCTAAATCCCCTTACAGCAGTCCAATGATTAAATCCCCTTACAACAGTCCAATGACCAAATCCCCTTACAGCAGTCCAATTAGACACCTTGCTTCAATGAAATTAAGCGACAAGTCCAAACAGCGCAAGGATTCAGGATGGACAAAGTATTTTGAACATGGAGGAGGAAAGGTGACTGCTGTGGAAACAGCTGAGGAATGGAATGTTGATCTCTCTAAGCTCTTTGTTGGTGTTAGGTTTGCTCATGGGGCTCACAGCAGGCTTTACCATGGCATGTATGAGGATGAAGCTGTGGCTGTAAAAATTATCAGGGTACCAGATGATGACGAAAATGGAATATTAGCTGATCGATTAGAGAAACAATTCATTAGAGAAGTGACACTTTTATCTCGTCTCCACCATCGAAATGTTATAAAG TTCGTAGCAGCATGCAGAAAGCCGCCTGTGTATTGTGTTATCACAGAATATCTATCAGAAGGTTCCTTGAGGTCATATTTGCATAAGTTGGAGACAAAAACTATTCCTCTGGAGAAGCTAATTGCTTTTGCTCTGGATATTGCTCGTGGGATGGAATACATACACTCTCAAGGTGTCATTCACCGAGACCTTAAGCCAGAGAATGTCCTTATTAATGAAGACTTTCACCTCAAAATTGCTGATTTTGGCATTGCTTGTGAGGAAGCTTACTGTGACTTGTTTGCTGATGACCCTGGTACCTACCGCTGGATGGCACCTGAGATGATCAAACGAAAATCCTATGGGAGAAAGGTTGATGTATATAGTTTCGGGCTTATCTTGTGGGAAATGGTTACTGGAACTATCCCATATGAGGATATGACTCCCATCCAGGCTGCTTTTGCAGTAGTAAACAAG AATTCAAGGCCAGTTATTCCTTCAGACTGTCCAGCTGCAATGCGAGCTTTAATCGAGCAATGTTGGTCTTTGAATCCGGACAAGAGGCCTGAGTTCTGGCAGGTTGCTAAGGTATTAGAACAATTTGAATCTTCGCTTGCTCGTGAAGGAACCCTGACTCTGGTGCAAAACCCTTGTTGTCAAGATCATAAGAAAGGGCTTCTCCATTGGATTCAAAAGCTTGGTCCTGTGCATCAAAACAATGGTCCTGTGCCTAAACCCAAATTTACATGA
- the LOC137812048 gene encoding probable hexosyltransferase MUCI70, with protein sequence MSAPLGIGIRSGSYGSLDKQVQNGSARKASKMLKEKEKERLFLWICKFAGRKKVGMLFLCLISAAVFIWVLYVGKGEDSQEGNTVPSISDNASMSTSDSTSEISTTKAMGLTTKLSSPPPGYFLGYYLPPGHPCNSFTLPPPPADKKRTGPRPCPVCYLPVEEAIGLMPKFPSPSPVLRNLTYVYEENLSRDGEFGGSEFGGYPTLKQRNDSFDIRESMSVHCGFLRGIKPGHKTGFDIDEADLSEMEQCNGVVVASAIFGNFDEINEPKNVSDYSRKTVCFLMFVDEETEKYLGSSGRLGSSKKIGLWRIIVARNLPYADARRTGKIPKLLLHRMVPNARYSIWLDGKLELVVDPYQILERFLWRKNATFAISKHYRRFDVLVEAEANKAAGKYENASIDFQIEFYKKEGLTPYTEAKLPLISDVPEGCVIVREHVPISNLFTCLWFNEVDRFTSRDQISFSTVRDKILSRVDFHFHMFLDCERRNFVVQKYHRDLLLRLAPPDTFGHSSPPLPYPPPLPVLETSPEKGANSPIRRGPGRRGRERRAGQRRHRKVVAGSREMEPS encoded by the exons ATGTCTGCTCCATTGGGAATTGGAATTCGTTCTGGAAGTTATGGGTCTTTGGATAAACAGGTACAGAACGGCTCTGCACGCAAGGCTTCAAAGATgctcaaggagaaggagaaggagaGGTTATTCCTTTGGATCTGCAAGTTCGCTGGTCGCAAGAAGGTCGGAATGCTCTTCCTCTGTCTCATCTCTGCCGCAGTTTTCATCTGGGTTTTGTATGTTGGAAAAG GTGAAGATTCTCAGGAAGGAAACACAGTACCAAGCATTAGTGATAATGCAAGCATGTCTACAAGTGATTCTACATCTGAGATCTCTACGACAAAGGCAATGGGCTTAACTACAAAATTGAGCTCTCCACCCCCTGGCTATTTTTTGGGCTACTATCTTCCTCCAGGGCATCCGTGTAATAGCTTTACACTTCCTCCCCCGCCTGCGGATAAAAAGCGTACTGGGCCACGTC CATGCCCGGTGTGTTACCTTCCTGTGGAAGAAGCCATTGGACTGATGCCAAAATTTCCCTCACCATCACCGGTCCTTAGGAATTTAACATATGTCTATGAGGAAAATTTAAGTAGAGATGGAGAATTTGGTGGTTCTGAATTTGGTGGATATCCTACTTTGAAGCAGAGAAATGATTCTTTTGATATACGAGAGTCAATGAGTGTACACTGTGG ATTTTTAAGAGGAATTAAACCTGGCCACAAAACAGGATTTGACATTGATGAAGCTGACCTTTCTGAAATGGAGCAGTGTAACGGAGTGGTTGTTGCATCAGCCATATTTG GAAACTTTGACGAGATAAACGAGCCAAAAAATGTCAGTGACTATTCAAGGAAGACCGTGTGCTTCCTTATGTTCGTAGATgaagaaacagaaaaatatCTGGGCAGTTCTGGCAGGCTGGGAAGCAGCAAGAAGATTGGTTTATGGAGAATTATTGTTGCTCGGAATCTTCCTTACGCAGATGCAAGACGGACAGGAAAG ATTCCAAAGCTTCTGTTGCATAGAATGGTTCCAAATGCTCGCTATTCTATATGGCTTGATGGGAAGCTTGAGCTTGTTGTGGATCCATATCAAATTCTTGAAAG GTTTTTGTGGAGAAAGAATGCTACTTTTGCAATATCAAAGCATTATAGACGTTTTGATGTATTGGTTGAGGCTGAGGCAAATAAAGCTGCTGGAAAGTATGAAAATGCCTCCATTGACTTTCAGATTGAGTTTTACAAGAAAGAGGGATTGACCCCATATACAGAGGCCAAGCTTCCTCTTATAAGTG ATGTTCCTGAAGGATGTGTGATAGTACGAGAACATGTTCCTATAAGCAACCTCTTTACTTGTCTTTGGTTCAATGAAGTTGACCGATTTACTTCAAGGGACCAGATTAGTTTCTCAACAGTCAGGGACAAAATTTTGTCGAGGGTAGATTTTCATTTTCACATGTTTTTGGATTGTGAACGACGCAACTTTGTAGTTCAG AAATATCACAGAGATCTATTACTGCGCCTGGCTCCACCTGATACCTTTGGTCACAGTTCACCCCCTCTACCATATCCTCCTCCATTGCCTGTGCTTGAAACATCACCTGAAAAGGGTGCGAACTCACCCATTAGAAGAGGCCCTGGAAGGCGTGGAAGAGAACGAAGAGCTGGTCAGCGGCGCCACCGCAAAGTTGTAGCTGGAAGTAGAGAGATGGAACCAAGTTGA
- the LOC137812045 gene encoding GTP-binding protein At2g22870 isoform X1, producing the protein MITVVRSGMLRFFSPSLSHTLSFSSSSLSIPNPPKPSFRNPISRSISTNASFETQLFIPPGILPHEVDDSAVLPGSNIAVGPYAGDSRIKDVEFVKSSSRAKDCPRDDRPEFAVLGRSNVGKSSLVNSLVRKKEIALTSKKPGKTQLINHFLVNKSWYLVDLPGYGFAKASETAKTDWSSFTKGYFLNRNTLVAVLLLIDASVPPQKIDLDCANWLGRNNIPITFVFTKCDKMKVAKGKRPDENIRDFQELIKQNYKQHPPWIMTSSVTGLGRDELLLHMSQLRNYWDQ; encoded by the exons ATGATAACAGTGGTGAGAAGTGGAATGCTGAGGTTCTTCTCACCTTCTCTCTCGCacactctctctttctcttcttcttccctCTCCATTCCCAACCCTCCAAAACCCTCTTTCCGAAACCCTATTTCCCGTTCAATTTCAACCAACGCTTCCTTCGAAACGCAGCTATTCATTCCTCCGGGCATTCTACCCCACGAGGTTGACGACTCCGCCGTCCTACCGGGCTCCAACATCGCCGTCGGACCCTACGCCGGCGACTCCCGAATCAAGGACGTAGAGTTCGTCAAGAGCAGCAGTCGCGCCAAGGATTGCCCCAGAGATGACCGACCCGAATTCGCCGTTCTCGGTCGATCCAACGTTGGCAAGTCCTCCCTCGTCAATTCCCTCGTTCGCAAGAAAGAAATTGCACTCACTTCCAAGAAACCAG GGAAGACGCAGCTCATTAATCACTTCTTGGTGAACAAAAGCTGGTACCTTGTCGACTTGCCTGGTTATGG CTTTGCTAAAGCATCTGAAACTGCTAAAACGGATTGGTCCTCTTTCACAAAAGGGTACTTTTTGAACAGAAATACTCTGGTGGCTGTTTTGCTTCTTATTGATGCCAGTGTTCCACCTCAAAAAATTGACTTGGATTGTGCAAATTGGCTTGGACGAAATAAT ATACCAATCACTTTTGTGTTCACGAAATGTGACAAAATGAAAGTGGCAAAGGGGAAACGGCCTGACGAGAACATAAGGGATTTTCAAGAgttaatcaaacaaaactatAAGCAACATCCCCCATGGATTATGACCAGCAGTGTCACTGGACTGGGTAGAGATGAACTCCTCTTGCACATGTCTCAGCTAAGAAACTACTGGGATCAGTAG